In a genomic window of Shouchella clausii:
- a CDS encoding tetratricopeptide repeat protein, giving the protein MSLMTAEKAGAKIVEWYSCVIAKSHDQAILLKEEVKQLLSEMKDNDKILAYYSLVEFRHDMLINRYNKNELQADFQNIEHIAKIDNMLKYLYYFVSGQSEYVNERYRSAIKLFNKAQRLLEYVNDEAEEAEFYQYSGLVYYRLNQYLVAASHIEHAKVIFDRLEYTEPLLNCQIVLAGIYQELHNPKKAEDILLDALEKATDNEVMLGLINRSLGLNKLGTKDYNQAEFYFRQALSFKVHKDAAVGAKTTYNLSNVLFNQGNHDEARKQFKAAHAGAKYYKNHEYMARCLATEGLHIKKDYSLVDTAIDDLNKLGLDFEVAEVAEEAANFAEKEGNDKLTLKYLKAAYKARLFQNTLGDDQQ; this is encoded by the coding sequence ATGTCATTAATGACTGCTGAAAAAGCTGGGGCGAAAATTGTTGAGTGGTATAGTTGTGTAATTGCTAAGTCTCATGATCAAGCTATTTTGCTTAAAGAAGAAGTCAAGCAACTCCTAAGTGAGATGAAAGACAATGATAAGATATTGGCCTACTATTCTTTAGTTGAATTTAGGCATGACATGCTGATAAATAGATACAACAAAAATGAATTACAGGCTGATTTTCAGAATATTGAACACATAGCTAAAATTGACAACATGTTAAAGTACCTCTATTACTTTGTTAGTGGTCAAAGCGAGTATGTCAATGAACGCTATAGATCAGCTATTAAGCTTTTTAATAAAGCTCAGCGCTTGTTAGAGTATGTGAACGATGAGGCTGAAGAAGCTGAGTTTTATCAATATAGTGGGCTAGTTTATTACAGATTAAACCAATACCTTGTAGCTGCCTCTCATATTGAACATGCAAAGGTTATCTTTGATCGTCTTGAATATACTGAGCCATTATTAAATTGCCAAATTGTATTAGCAGGTATTTATCAAGAGTTGCATAACCCTAAAAAAGCAGAGGACATCTTACTAGATGCCTTGGAAAAGGCCACGGATAATGAGGTAATGCTGGGGTTAATTAATCGATCCTTAGGGCTGAATAAACTTGGCACTAAAGATTACAACCAGGCAGAATTTTACTTTAGACAAGCTTTGTCTTTTAAGGTGCACAAGGATGCAGCGGTTGGAGCTAAAACAACATATAATCTTAGTAATGTTCTTTTCAACCAAGGTAACCATGATGAGGCAAGAAAGCAGTTTAAAGCGGCTCATGCAGGCGCTAAATACTACAAAAATCATGAATACATGGCAAGATGTCTGGCAACAGAAGGATTGCATATCAAAAAAGATTACAGTTTAGTTGATACAGCAATCGATGACCTCAACAAATTAGGCTTGGACTTTGAAGTGGCTGAGGTAGCGGAAGAAGCAGCTAATTTTGCAGAAAAAGAAGGAAATGACAAATTGACATTGAAATATTTAAAAGCAGCTTACAAAGCTCGGCTATTCCAAAATACGTTAGGAGATGACCAACAATGA
- a CDS encoding LacI family DNA-binding transcriptional regulator — MATIKEIAEKAGVSITTVSRVLKQDPTLSVTQETREKVYETAQRLGYTKKRFKHSLKKIAFLYWITEKEDLQDVYFQTVKKGVEEEANERQLNLTTYSIGDGIEAIDPQTKGVICIGRFSKRELDYIRTLTNDVVFIDTSPDEDHFDSVRPHLRRMIERMIDYYIENGHTAIGYIGGNDFDADCGGYIPDRRERAFKEYMKQKGLFDERFLFVGDQYAVNEGYALMKQAIHSLGDQLPTAFCVASDSLAVGCLQALNEERIALPERVNVFSINDASIAQYVSPPLTTFRIDVKLLCQTAIDLLLERFVDKRTSPKTVLMSCNPIFRKSTS; from the coding sequence TTGGCTACGATAAAGGAGATTGCTGAAAAAGCAGGTGTCTCTATTACGACAGTTTCGCGAGTGCTAAAGCAAGACCCCACTTTATCTGTGACGCAAGAGACAAGGGAAAAGGTGTATGAAACCGCGCAACGGTTAGGCTATACAAAGAAACGATTTAAACATTCATTAAAAAAAATTGCTTTCTTGTATTGGATTACGGAAAAAGAAGATTTGCAGGACGTTTATTTTCAAACAGTGAAGAAAGGCGTTGAGGAGGAGGCAAACGAACGGCAGCTTAACTTAACAACGTATTCGATCGGTGATGGAATTGAGGCGATCGACCCGCAAACAAAAGGTGTCATTTGCATTGGGCGTTTTAGCAAGCGTGAACTAGACTATATTCGTACATTAACAAATGACGTGGTCTTTATTGATACCTCGCCTGATGAAGACCATTTCGATTCTGTACGGCCCCATCTCCGCAGAATGATTGAACGGATGATTGATTATTACATTGAAAATGGCCATACAGCGATTGGTTATATTGGCGGCAATGATTTTGACGCCGATTGTGGCGGTTATATTCCTGATCGCAGAGAGCGTGCCTTTAAAGAATATATGAAGCAAAAAGGGCTTTTCGATGAACGGTTTTTGTTTGTTGGCGACCAATATGCTGTAAATGAAGGCTATGCTCTGATGAAACAAGCGATCCACTCCCTTGGAGACCAGTTGCCGACAGCATTTTGCGTAGCAAGCGACTCCCTTGCTGTAGGTTGTTTGCAAGCTTTAAATGAGGAACGGATTGCCTTGCCGGAGCGGGTAAATGTTTTTAGTATAAATGACGCCAGCATCGCCCAATATGTTTCACCGCCGTTGACAACCTTTCGGATTGATGTAAAGCTTTTGTGCCAAACGGCGATTGACTTGTTATTGGAACGGTTTGTCGATAAAAGGACTTCTCCAAAGACGGTGCTCATGTCATGTAACCCCATCTTTCGAAAAAGTACTAGCTAA
- a CDS encoding sugar ABC transporter permease produces the protein MTVHAKRRIRLFVTYTILVSVVIVIAYPLVWTVGASFNPGNSLMSTSIIPENPTLAHYIHLLGEESHPYVQWYLNSLKISLLTMALTLVLVSFSGYAFSRFRFKGRKNGLMLFLLLQMIPQFSALIAIFVLAQMLGLINSHWALVLIYAGGQIPMNTFLLKGYLDSIPRDLDESARMDGASHFRIYGQIIMPLAKPILAVVAINSFTGPLGDFILASVIVRSPEMYTLPIGLYNLVSNPMGASYTMFAAGALLISIPVALMFLLLQKQFVSGLTQGGVKG, from the coding sequence ATGACCGTTCATGCGAAAAGGCGTATTCGCTTGTTTGTGACTTATACCATTTTGGTTAGTGTTGTCATTGTGATTGCTTATCCACTTGTATGGACAGTCGGGGCTTCCTTTAATCCTGGCAATAGTTTGATGAGCACGTCCATAATTCCAGAGAATCCAACGCTGGCCCATTATATCCATTTGCTTGGGGAGGAGTCGCACCCTTACGTTCAGTGGTACCTCAACTCACTAAAAATTAGCCTCCTTACGATGGCGTTAACGCTCGTGCTTGTTAGCTTTTCTGGTTATGCGTTTTCCCGGTTTCGCTTCAAGGGAAGAAAAAATGGCTTGATGCTGTTTTTGCTTTTGCAGATGATCCCGCAATTCTCTGCCTTGATCGCGATCTTTGTGCTGGCACAAATGCTCGGCTTAATTAATAGCCACTGGGCATTAGTGTTGATTTATGCAGGCGGGCAAATTCCGATGAATACGTTTTTGTTAAAAGGCTATCTTGATTCGATTCCCCGGGACTTGGACGAATCGGCACGGATGGACGGCGCAAGCCATTTTCGCATTTATGGGCAAATCATTATGCCCCTTGCGAAGCCGATACTTGCTGTTGTTGCGATCAATTCATTCACAGGCCCACTAGGTGACTTTATTTTAGCAAGCGTCATTGTCCGTTCGCCGGAAATGTATACACTCCCAATCGGCCTTTATAATTTGGTGTCCAATCCAATGGGAGCAAGCTATACGATGTTTGCTGCAGGGGCGTTGTTGATTTCGATTCCTGTTGCCCTCATGTTCTTGTTGTTGCAAAAGCAGTTTGTCTCTGGATTGACACAAGGAGGCGTCAAAGGATAA
- a CDS encoding TrmB family transcriptional regulator → MEEAVIQELQKHGFSKYESKAYIGLLKAPAITGYELSKRSGVPRSMIYEVLGKLLDKGAVHTVPADPIVYKPVDPRQLLTKMREDLDASLTSLEDSLTTLESDQKIDVVTRIVQYEHIISEMRSMIRAAKKELWLSIWSPTVASIEDVLKEKETDIPIFTVLFGDESKSFGHTYHHNYMAPNIVSERMGGYLTIVIRDEEEALIAKFSDKGSEWAVKSMDPALVLIATEYIRHDIMVEEVTHAFGPEKLDALWRKREDLIHVMTGKSSL, encoded by the coding sequence ATGGAAGAGGCAGTTATTCAGGAGCTGCAAAAGCACGGCTTTTCCAAATATGAGTCAAAAGCGTATATCGGTTTATTAAAGGCGCCGGCGATTACAGGTTATGAATTAAGCAAGCGCTCAGGCGTGCCACGGTCGATGATTTATGAAGTGCTTGGCAAGTTGCTCGATAAAGGAGCTGTGCACACCGTGCCCGCTGATCCAATTGTCTATAAGCCAGTGGACCCGCGGCAGCTATTGACGAAAATGAGGGAAGATCTTGATGCTTCTTTGACCTCATTAGAGGATTCGTTAACAACTTTAGAAAGTGACCAAAAAATCGATGTGGTGACAAGGATTGTCCAGTATGAACATATTATTAGCGAGATGCGTTCCATGATTCGGGCAGCGAAGAAAGAGTTATGGTTATCAATTTGGTCACCAACTGTAGCAAGCATTGAGGACGTGTTAAAGGAAAAAGAAACGGACATTCCGATTTTTACTGTATTGTTTGGCGATGAAAGCAAGTCGTTTGGGCATACGTACCACCATAACTATATGGCGCCTAACATTGTCAGTGAACGAATGGGTGGCTATTTGACCATTGTCATTCGTGATGAGGAAGAAGCGTTGATTGCAAAATTTAGCGATAAGGGTTCAGAATGGGCTGTTAAATCAATGGACCCTGCTTTAGTGCTCATTGCTACAGAATATATTCGCCATGACATTATGGTAGAAGAAGTGACCCACGCATTTGGACCAGAGAAGCTCGATGCTTTATGGAGAAAACGTGAAGATTTGATTCATGTTATGACAGGAAAAAGCAGCTTGTGA
- a CDS encoding beta-galactosidase yields the protein MKYPPVHPTVEGMMHGGDYNPDQWLHMPEIIEEDFRLMPLAHCNTFSINIFGWSAIEPEEGVYTFAWLDDIMDRLAEKGYHAILATPSGARPAWLSKAYPEVLRVEADRRRNLHGQRHNHCFTSPVYRQKVKQINRKLAERYKGHPALKMWHISNEYGGACHCDYCQDAFRTWLKRRYDNRLAKLNEAWWTGFWSHTYTDWEQIESPAPHGESMIHGHNLDWKRFVTDQTIDFYRNEIEPLRELTPEIKITTNFMGNYPHMRPFLGLNYRKFADELDVISWDSYPGWHGEKQSTEALAADVAFVHDIYRSLKGGQPFLLMESTPSLVNWHDVNRAKKPGMHELSSLQAVAHGADAILYFQWRKSRGSSEKFHGAVVDHVGHEHTRVFQEVAQLGRTLEQLAPVAGSTIEADVAIIYDWENQWAIDDAQATNNIDKGYATQVQSHYRSFWKQGVPVDVVSMNDDISTYKMVVAPMLYMLKPGVAERIEAYVKNGGTFIATYWSGIVDETDLCFLGGFPGPLKPVLGVWAEEIDSLYQHETVPFTWNGDTYDAHSFIERIHLKGAETIAAFQGGSSPTPAVTKNRLGKGTAYYMASANEQRFYDAFYELLISENGLAPSVVASLPTGVSVQTRTNGEYAYTFFMNFSEDEKRLTLNGEKKTIHGETIDQVTLRPYGWEVVIEAI from the coding sequence ATGAAATATCCACCAGTACACCCAACAGTGGAAGGGATGATGCATGGCGGCGATTATAATCCTGATCAATGGCTGCACATGCCAGAAATCATTGAGGAAGATTTCCGTTTAATGCCCCTCGCTCATTGCAACACGTTTTCGATTAATATTTTCGGCTGGAGTGCGATTGAGCCAGAGGAAGGAGTCTATACGTTTGCATGGTTAGATGACATTATGGACCGTCTTGCCGAAAAAGGTTACCATGCAATCCTGGCTACGCCAAGTGGAGCGAGGCCGGCATGGCTGTCAAAAGCCTATCCGGAAGTGCTCCGTGTCGAAGCGGACAGACGGCGGAATTTGCATGGACAGCGTCACAACCACTGTTTCACTTCCCCTGTGTACCGCCAGAAAGTCAAGCAAATAAACCGCAAATTAGCAGAGCGCTACAAAGGCCATCCAGCTTTGAAAATGTGGCATATTTCGAATGAGTATGGCGGCGCTTGCCATTGTGACTATTGCCAAGACGCATTTCGAACTTGGCTAAAGCGCCGTTACGACAATCGCTTGGCGAAATTAAACGAAGCTTGGTGGACTGGTTTTTGGAGCCATACGTATACAGACTGGGAACAAATCGAGTCGCCTGCCCCCCATGGGGAATCGATGATCCACGGCCATAATTTAGACTGGAAGCGATTTGTTACTGACCAGACGATTGATTTTTATCGGAATGAAATTGAGCCGCTCCGCGAGTTGACGCCTGAAATCAAGATCACAACGAATTTTATGGGCAATTACCCCCATATGCGGCCGTTTCTTGGGCTGAATTACCGAAAATTTGCTGATGAATTAGATGTGATTAGCTGGGACAGTTATCCGGGCTGGCACGGAGAAAAGCAATCGACGGAAGCACTTGCAGCAGACGTCGCCTTTGTTCATGACATCTACCGCTCTTTAAAAGGCGGGCAGCCGTTTTTGTTAATGGAAAGCACGCCAAGCCTTGTTAACTGGCATGATGTGAACCGCGCCAAGAAGCCAGGCATGCATGAGTTATCGTCATTGCAAGCCGTTGCCCACGGGGCGGATGCGATTCTCTACTTTCAATGGCGCAAAAGCAGAGGCTCTTCTGAAAAATTTCATGGCGCCGTCGTAGACCATGTCGGCCATGAGCATACACGCGTTTTTCAAGAAGTCGCTCAACTGGGACGAACGCTCGAACAGTTGGCTCCCGTTGCTGGTTCGACCATAGAAGCAGATGTCGCAATCATTTATGACTGGGAAAACCAGTGGGCGATTGATGATGCCCAAGCAACGAACAATATCGACAAAGGCTATGCCACCCAAGTACAAAGCCATTATAGAAGCTTTTGGAAACAAGGTGTCCCAGTCGATGTCGTCTCAATGAACGATGACATTTCCACTTACAAAATGGTCGTTGCCCCGATGCTCTATATGCTCAAACCGGGAGTGGCTGAGCGAATCGAAGCATATGTCAAAAATGGCGGTACGTTTATTGCTACGTACTGGAGTGGTATTGTAGATGAAACCGATCTATGTTTCCTTGGCGGTTTCCCTGGTCCATTAAAGCCCGTGCTTGGCGTTTGGGCTGAAGAAATTGACAGTTTGTACCAACATGAAACTGTACCGTTCACGTGGAATGGCGATACGTACGACGCCCATTCATTTATTGAACGAATCCATCTAAAAGGCGCTGAAACAATCGCTGCCTTTCAAGGCGGCAGCTCGCCAACACCGGCTGTCACGAAAAACCGACTAGGCAAGGGAACGGCTTATTATATGGCGTCGGCTAATGAACAACGCTTCTACGATGCTTTTTACGAGCTACTCATTAGCGAAAACGGGCTTGCGCCTTCTGTCGTAGCGTCTCTTCCGACAGGGGTAAGCGTGCAAACAAGGACGAACGGCGAATATGCCTATACGTTTTTCATGAACTTTAGCGAAGACGAAAAGCGTCTTACCCTAAATGGAGAAAAGAAGACGATCCACGGGGAAACGATTGATCAAGTCACGCTTCGCCCATATGGGTGGGAAGTCGTGATCGAAGCGATCTAA
- a CDS encoding DMT family transporter, protein MNAHVKFSLAMAIFGSIGLFSVKAGLPALELVFVRCLCASVMLGAVILLTNRKGREEQPPRSEYGKVLLCGLFLVLNWLFFFRSFEVMPITVAVSIYHLAPLLILLFGSLLFKEKLTWAGITSIVICFAGALLVGKAYSHGHVSDFLQTGIGWAFAAAFFYALTSLAGKSITVLSPTKTTLIQTMLGAVLLAPLVDWHLFSGLSAENWLFILITGFIHTGVVFYFFFSSLRELPASTIAILVFVDPIVAILLDVAVLHYHPDILQLVGILLIFLAMGYRPKKYEQKKA, encoded by the coding sequence ATGAATGCACATGTGAAATTTAGTTTGGCTATGGCGATTTTCGGTTCCATCGGATTGTTTTCCGTAAAGGCCGGTTTACCGGCGTTAGAGCTTGTTTTTGTTCGCTGTTTATGTGCGAGTGTGATGCTAGGCGCAGTAATATTGTTAACGAATAGGAAAGGAAGAGAGGAGCAGCCACCGAGAAGTGAGTATGGAAAGGTTTTATTATGTGGCTTGTTTCTTGTGCTTAATTGGCTCTTCTTTTTCCGGTCATTTGAAGTCATGCCGATTACGGTAGCAGTGTCGATTTATCATTTAGCGCCACTTCTTATCTTGCTTTTCGGTTCATTGTTGTTTAAAGAAAAGCTGACTTGGGCAGGCATCACCTCGATTGTGATTTGTTTTGCCGGCGCATTGCTCGTCGGCAAAGCGTATAGCCACGGCCATGTTTCTGATTTTTTGCAGACAGGTATTGGTTGGGCCTTTGCTGCTGCGTTCTTCTATGCATTAACGTCTCTTGCAGGAAAAAGCATTACTGTTTTATCGCCAACTAAAACAACGCTCATACAAACAATGCTTGGGGCTGTATTATTGGCGCCGTTAGTCGATTGGCACTTATTTTCGGGACTTTCCGCCGAGAACTGGCTGTTTATTCTTATAACAGGATTTATCCATACAGGTGTTGTTTTTTATTTTTTCTTTTCCAGTTTAAGAGAATTGCCTGCTTCGACGATTGCCATATTGGTTTTCGTCGACCCGATTGTTGCAATTTTGTTAGATGTCGCCGTACTTCACTATCACCCCGATATCCTGCAACTTGTAGGGATTTTGCTCATTTTTTTGGCTATGGGGTACCGCCCGAAAAAATACGAACAGAAAAAGGCATGA
- a CDS encoding carbohydrate ABC transporter permease produces MKPATNHALVAGMLAIIPGMGQMYNKQFAKGTVFFLFGAAFLFVFKDIFNMGFWGLATLGVQTPRDNSVFLLAEGIIAVIVAAFGLAFYYFMIKDAVKNGKRRDLGLELHSIRRQYHHLLDASFPYLMSSPAFFLLIFTVIFPILFSLAIAFTNYDLYHSPPANLFDWVGLKNFRDIFSVPIWRSTFFDVLGWTVVWTLVATTLQCALGIFLAILLNQRDVRGKAFFRTFFILPWAVPGFVTILVFAGLFNDSFGAINNQILAFLGIDGLPWLNDPFWSRVALIIMQMWLGFPFVFIMTTGVLQAIPSDLYEAATIDGAGFIQKFRLITLPLVLYSIAPILITQYTFNFNNFNIIYLFNGGGPPMPGSTAGGTDILVSWIYKLTMQSSQYALAAAITMLLSIFVIAIALWQFKRTNSFKEEDMM; encoded by the coding sequence ATGAAGCCTGCCACGAACCATGCGCTCGTGGCGGGGATGCTCGCCATTATCCCCGGAATGGGGCAGATGTACAATAAGCAATTTGCAAAAGGAACGGTTTTCTTCCTTTTTGGTGCAGCTTTTCTGTTTGTATTTAAAGACATTTTTAATATGGGGTTTTGGGGATTAGCGACGCTAGGCGTGCAAACGCCTAGAGATAACTCCGTCTTTTTGTTGGCGGAAGGAATTATTGCAGTCATTGTGGCAGCGTTTGGGCTTGCTTTTTACTATTTCATGATAAAAGATGCGGTGAAGAACGGAAAACGCCGTGACTTAGGGCTTGAGCTTCATTCGATTCGCCGCCAGTACCATCATCTGCTCGATGCGAGCTTTCCCTATTTGATGAGTTCACCTGCCTTTTTTCTGCTGATCTTTACGGTGATTTTTCCGATTTTGTTCAGCTTGGCGATTGCTTTTACCAATTATGATTTATACCATTCTCCACCCGCCAACTTGTTCGATTGGGTGGGGTTGAAAAATTTCCGTGATATCTTTTCTGTCCCGATTTGGCGGTCGACTTTTTTTGATGTGCTTGGCTGGACAGTTGTATGGACGCTTGTTGCGACAACGCTCCAATGCGCGTTGGGCATTTTTTTGGCGATTTTATTAAATCAACGCGATGTACGGGGGAAAGCGTTTTTCCGAACGTTTTTCATTCTCCCTTGGGCGGTGCCAGGGTTTGTAACGATTCTTGTGTTTGCTGGCTTGTTTAATGATTCGTTTGGGGCGATTAACAACCAAATTCTCGCGTTTTTAGGGATTGACGGGTTGCCATGGCTGAATGATCCATTTTGGAGTCGTGTCGCGTTAATTATTATGCAAATGTGGCTTGGGTTTCCGTTTGTGTTCATTATGACGACAGGCGTCTTGCAAGCGATTCCTAGTGATCTCTATGAAGCAGCGACGATTGATGGGGCCGGCTTTATCCAGAAATTCCGCTTGATTACATTGCCGCTTGTGCTCTATTCGATTGCCCCGATTTTAATTACGCAGTATACGTTTAATTTTAACAATTTCAACATCATTTATTTGTTTAATGGCGGAGGCCCACCAATGCCAGGCTCAACAGCAGGGGGCACCGATATTCTTGTGTCGTGGATATACAAACTGACGATGCAGTCATCCCAGTATGCATTGGCCGCAGCGATCACGATGTTGCTGTCGATTTTTGTTATCGCGATTGCCCTTTGGCAATTTAAGCGTACAAACTCCTTTAAAGAGGAGGATATGATGTGA
- a CDS encoding extracellular solute-binding protein, with protein MKKNWRMVLLSGAVLTVAACGPQEDGDVEESASGTSADKLVIWEDAEKAIGIEKAVAAFEDMHGIEIEVIEKEYGGQLEDLRLDGPAGSGPDVLTIPHDQIGTAVVEGLLAPLEVDDEVTGRFTEESLLSQTVDGEVYGLPKAVETTILFYNKELVDEPPQTLDEWYELSKERVAEGEYGFVAKWDEIYYAMSVIGGGGGYIFPQNEDGQYDVNDIGLANEGAIEGGTYIQTFFEEGLFPAGIVGEQGTNVLDSLFTEGKAAAVISGPWSFEPYARAGIDYGVLPLPALADGEPMSSFLGVKSYNVSSYSQNAELAQEFVEFLTNEENSLDRFEQTREIPPLTSLVEHPAIAEDEHAAAVSEQSLYATMTPNNPEMAEVWTPIDNALGLIATGRTDVQEALEEAVQTIESQIEANHSQN; from the coding sequence ATGAAAAAGAATTGGCGCATGGTGTTGCTTAGTGGTGCAGTTCTGACCGTTGCAGCTTGTGGACCACAAGAAGACGGCGATGTTGAGGAAAGTGCTAGTGGGACATCTGCTGATAAATTGGTGATCTGGGAAGACGCTGAAAAAGCAATTGGCATTGAAAAGGCTGTTGCTGCTTTTGAAGACATGCATGGAATCGAAATTGAAGTGATTGAAAAAGAGTATGGCGGGCAGTTAGAAGATTTGCGTTTGGATGGTCCTGCTGGTTCTGGGCCGGATGTATTGACGATTCCCCATGACCAGATCGGCACTGCTGTCGTCGAAGGGCTTCTCGCTCCTTTAGAGGTCGATGATGAAGTGACAGGCCGTTTTACGGAAGAGTCGCTGCTTTCGCAAACGGTTGACGGAGAAGTATACGGATTGCCAAAAGCAGTTGAGACAACGATTCTTTTTTATAACAAAGAACTGGTAGATGAGCCGCCGCAGACGCTTGATGAATGGTACGAGCTGTCGAAAGAGAGAGTTGCTGAAGGCGAATATGGATTTGTGGCAAAATGGGATGAAATTTATTATGCCATGAGCGTAATCGGCGGAGGTGGCGGCTATATTTTCCCGCAAAATGAAGATGGGCAGTATGACGTGAACGATATCGGGCTTGCCAATGAAGGGGCGATTGAAGGCGGCACGTACATTCAAACGTTTTTTGAAGAAGGGCTGTTTCCTGCTGGCATTGTTGGTGAGCAAGGGACTAATGTGCTTGATTCTTTGTTTACTGAAGGAAAGGCGGCTGCGGTCATTTCTGGACCTTGGTCGTTTGAGCCATATGCGCGAGCTGGCATCGATTACGGTGTATTGCCGTTGCCTGCATTGGCGGATGGCGAGCCGATGAGTTCCTTTTTAGGAGTAAAAAGCTATAATGTCTCTTCTTATTCTCAAAATGCAGAACTGGCGCAAGAGTTTGTTGAGTTTTTGACAAATGAAGAGAATTCATTGGACCGTTTTGAACAAACGCGGGAAATACCGCCGCTCACCTCGCTAGTGGAGCACCCAGCCATTGCTGAAGACGAGCATGCGGCAGCTGTTTCTGAACAAAGCCTTTACGCGACAATGACACCGAACAATCCAGAAATGGCCGAAGTGTGGACGCCAATTGACAATGCGTTAGGGTTGATTGCGACAGGACGGACTGATGTACAGGAAGCATTAGAAGAAGCAGTTCAAACAATCGAGTCGCAAATCGAAGCGAACCATAGCCAAAACTGA
- a CDS encoding glycoside hydrolase family 53 protein translates to MSLRGKWPFVVLLVSIVLFGGADVKAAVTVEPIAGLDDRFIKGADISMLPEIEENGGRYYADGEQIDPLVLLQEKGVNAVRIRIWVDPYDENGNPYGGGTVDGQRAVDLAKRAHSYGFQLLLDFHYSDFWTDPGKQFKPKSWEHYSFPELKDAIYHHTSNVLGQLKDAGIIPEMVQVGNEINAGMLWPDGKSWGEGGGEFDRLAALLKAGLTAVKDCDPGIRTMLHLAEGGDIDMAQWWLDEIGKRDVDFDVVGLSYYPYWDGDFSKLKQVMELVTNDYGKGVNVVETAYGFTTDNGDNLDNIFSCEYAQLVGYPASPQGQASYLRDLMATIHTAGGEGFYYWEPLWIPVSGASWANEAGMRYIQTEGEVGNAWDNQAMFNFNGEALPSLDVFHLVNQLK, encoded by the coding sequence TTGAGTTTGCGTGGCAAATGGCCGTTTGTCGTATTGCTAGTTAGTATCGTTTTATTTGGAGGTGCGGATGTGAAAGCAGCGGTTACAGTTGAACCAATTGCTGGATTGGATGATCGCTTTATTAAAGGAGCCGATATCTCGATGTTGCCAGAAATCGAGGAAAACGGCGGGCGTTATTATGCCGATGGAGAACAAATTGATCCACTCGTATTGTTGCAGGAAAAGGGCGTAAATGCTGTCCGTATCCGCATTTGGGTAGATCCTTACGATGAAAACGGCAACCCGTATGGCGGAGGGACTGTTGATGGACAGCGCGCCGTTGATCTGGCAAAGCGCGCCCATAGCTATGGTTTTCAACTGTTGCTCGATTTTCACTACAGTGATTTTTGGACAGACCCAGGGAAGCAGTTTAAGCCAAAAAGCTGGGAACATTACAGTTTTCCGGAATTAAAGGACGCTATCTATCACCATACATCAAATGTGCTTGGCCAGTTAAAGGATGCAGGGATCATTCCGGAAATGGTCCAAGTTGGCAATGAAATTAATGCCGGAATGCTATGGCCTGACGGCAAAAGCTGGGGAGAAGGCGGCGGTGAATTTGATAGGCTCGCCGCATTGTTGAAAGCAGGGCTTACTGCCGTGAAAGACTGCGACCCGGGTATCCGTACGATGCTTCATTTAGCAGAAGGCGGAGATATCGATATGGCTCAATGGTGGCTCGATGAGATCGGGAAGCGGGACGTTGATTTTGATGTCGTTGGGTTGTCTTACTATCCTTACTGGGATGGGGATTTCAGTAAGCTCAAACAAGTAATGGAGCTTGTTACTAACGATTATGGCAAAGGCGTCAATGTCGTCGAAACAGCATATGGCTTTACGACAGACAATGGCGACAACTTAGATAATATCTTTTCATGTGAATACGCACAGCTAGTCGGTTATCCAGCATCACCGCAAGGGCAAGCGTCTTACTTGCGCGATTTAATGGCGACGATTCACACGGCAGGAGGAGAAGGGTTCTATTATTGGGAACCACTTTGGATTCCAGTGTCTGGCGCCTCTTGGGCGAACGAAGCCGGAATGCGCTATATCCAAACAGAAGGGGAAGTTGGCAATGCTTGGGACAATCAAGCGATGTTTAATTTTAATGGAGAAGCATTGCCTTCATTAGATGTGTTCCATTTAGTAAACCAACTGAAATGA